In Podospora pseudopauciseta strain CBS 411.78 chromosome 3, whole genome shotgun sequence, one genomic interval encodes:
- a CDS encoding hypothetical protein (EggNog:ENOG503NXI2), with protein sequence MSMPSSPAGGGTTTTTPLQPMSHNQQRERDPALFSPTQTRGRGLTLGASTDNARDSSVHEKINQFNSLAVQSKQLERKTADAALKRAMLGREEAESEMRRYRDECRMLRRSVEEGRERERKVGERLETVMESYGRAKETHEHTKELWEKEIRRARKETFKTQSAFVKLQEELKNSRNAHRSTEEELHREKQLCSERAQDAFTAKYQLVALQNQLEQALEKIKTLEQERDSLKTMVEQEKQLRLVAEEGKRPASDDERITPRKRPRTSSISSSSSDVPDFEEITRKWEWEKQRADRAVQQVQFLETECRLRVCAAAKAFRRSSSSRGSTSTSRRSSPRRKRPSLLRIADAADAVIIGGNAEPSPDLASPKRSKTDMLREELGSRNDRFFTPVEQPVRYSRTPSVDPPDFAMLDKDRTSLLSLLDAPHREESPALTLSIPTVPAPAPAATVKQVLQQEEPESDVEVHRSVPHPVPEPVVPVHQEPSPRSAAPSTDPLPSVKTLSNELPAPAPRPHTSNSFHRFREAAAKAALTVVTTTTKVPLKDETKDPNLASKIMKMQKEQQYQTPNRGNISAGSENEWDKPSFDVTNPALTPTMTREEALEQIRDRRVRARSAGRPGGAAGSQGTLSRKVSTETMKSGSGPRGREQERRDVSVQSAPTVMNGNREPSRGAVVGGRRVRI encoded by the exons ATGTCTATGCCGTCGAGTCCTGCCGGTggcggcaccaccaccacaacacccCTCCAGCCCATGTCGCATAACCAACAACGCGAGCGCGATCCCGCTCTCTTCTCGCCCACCCAGACTAGAGGTCGCGGCCTGACCCTCGGAGCTTCCACGGACAATGCGCGCGACAGCTCGGTTCACGAAAAGATCAACCAGTTCAACTCGCTCGCCGTGCAATCAAAACAACTCGAGCGCAAGACCGCCGATGCCGCCCTCAAGCGCGCCATGCTTGGCcgggaggaggccgagagcGAAATGCGCCGCTACCGTGACGAGTGTAGAATGCTCAGGAGGTCGGTAGAGGAAGGGAGAGAACGGGAACGAAAAGTGGGCGAGAGACTGGAGACAGTAATG GAGAGCTATGGACGCGCAAAGGAGACACACGAACACACCAAAGAACtctgggagaaggagatcCGTCGCGCCCGAAAGGAGACCTTCAAGACCCAGAGTGCCTTTGTCAAGCTTCAGGAAGAGCTCAAGAATTCTCGGAACGCCCACAGGTCGACCGAAGAGGAGCTTCATCGCGAAAAGCAGCTATGCTCTGAACGGGCACAGGACGCTTTTACCGCCAAATACCAGCTTGTAGCTCTTCAGAACCAACTTGAGCAGGCTCTCGAAAAGATCAAGACACTTGAGCAGGAACGTGACTCGCTCAAAACGATGGTCGAACAAGAGAAGCAGCTCCGGCTAGTGGCCGAGGAGGGCAAACGCCCCGCATCCGACGACGAGAGAATTACGCCACGCAAGCGACCACGGACATCCTCCATcagctcatcatcgtccGATGTACCCGACTTTGAGGAGATCACCCGGAAatgggagtgggagaagcAGCGCGCCGACAGGGCAGTGCAGCAAGTGCAGTTCCTCGAGACCGAGTGCCGGTTGAGAGTCTGCGCCGCGGCCAAAGCCTTTCGTCGAAGCAGTTCAAGCCGAGGGAGCACAAGCACTAGTCGTCGATCCAGCCCCCGACGCAAACGACCCAGTCTCTTGAGAATCGCAGATGCTGCCGACGCTGTCATCATTGGAGGCAACGCCGAGCCGTCTCCTGATCTCGCCTCACCAAAGCGTTCCAAGACCGACATGCTcagggaggagctgggctCTCGGAATGACAGGTTCTTTACACCGGTTGAGCAACCTGTACGTTATTCTCGCACGCCGAGCGTTGACCCGCCAGATTTCGCGATGCTTGATAAGGACAGGACATCGCTACTGTCGTTGCTCGACGCCCCCCATAGAGAGGAGAGCCCAGCGTTGACGTTAAGCATTCCCACCGTTCCAGCACCCGCCCCAGCCGCAACAGTAAAGCAGGTTCTTCAGCAAGAGGAACCGGAATCGGATGTCGAGGTTCATAGATCGGTTCCGCATCCTGTGCCAGAGCCTGTTGTTCCCGTCCATCAGGAACCGTCCCCCCGTTCTGCCGCGCCTTCGACCGACCCTTTGCCATCTGTCAAGACCCTCAGCAACGAGCTACCAGCCCCTGCTCCGCGTCCTCACACCTCGAATTCGTTTCATCGGTTCCGGGAAgccgccgccaaagccgCGCTTACTGTTGTGACAACCACGACAAAGGTGCCACTCAAAGACGAGACCAAGGACCCGAACCTCGCTTCCAAGATCATGAAGATGCAAAAAGAACAGCAATACCAAACTCCCAACCGAGGGAATATCTCAGCCGGGAGTGAAAACGAGTGGGACAAGCCAAGCTTTGACGTGACGAACCCGGCGCTGAcgccgacgatgacgagggaggaggctcTAGAGCAGATAAGAGATCGGAGAGTCCGGGCTAGGAGTGCCGGGCGtcctggtggtgctgctggatcTCAGGGAACCCTGTCGAGGAAGGTGTCGACTGAGACGATGAAGAGTGGCAGCGGGccaagggggagggagcaggagaggagggatgtTAGCGTGCAGAGCGCGCCAACTGTGATGAACGGGAATAGGGAGCCCAGTAGGGGGGCGGTtgtgggggggagaagggtgAGGATTTGA
- a CDS encoding hypothetical protein (EggNog:ENOG503P660), with product MSTGKLATLSSSNTTASTTQPSLDDIENLFTTLASHPVIKQVASIGAENKKLRKEYSDLERDNTHTLRQIARLHESLDAARKQGDDASKKLQDALKQKQTLECQYLEAKKKLADNETQLGDERGKMQRQIDSVKQELSEETAKLERLSTFSARLVPITENIKHIIMDSIRTSAVKLAETYFCDDLPLNGVNWTTIKSHPALSRTDRILPLPVSNSATAKHMRIATFLAILGYELRNAIFQPIYLLHKSSELNKFLDHLAEENEEVEAHLRSVLFRTLAEYRNITDSISTECTDSVVRSVASCFESLVLEAKRHPFVSELKTYCAKACKEWEYIQRLERRVEFETDPEDDDLNNKKLWLPLSAKSSCSLETSPSKAHANCSTKTALKGIHKGAASSGTSSPPLRSPVEATYFLDVFVVWPAVTTEQVSDTAILSLGYFVSAREITAAMMEQRELSATKDQHRAARGGRRKSRAMSVAGHSFGENGNATGWSVSFLSAQVGNGPKES from the exons ATGTCCACCGGGAAACTGGCAactctctcctcctccaacaccaccgcttCAACAACTCAGCCTTCTTTGGACGACATTGAGAATTTGTTTACTACGTTGGCATCCCATCCGGTCATCAAGCAAGTTGCCTCCATTGGCGCCGAGAACAAAAAACTCCGGAAGGAATACAGCGATCTCGAACGTGACAACACCCATACACTCAGGCAGATTGCGAGACTCCATGAAAGTCTAGACGCAGCTAGGAAGCAAGGTGATGATGCTTCCAAAAAGCTCCAGGATGCCTTGAAGCAGAAGCAAACTCTTGAGTGCCAATAcctcgaggccaagaagaagctcgccgACAATGAGACGCAGCTGGGCGACGAAAGGGGGAAGATGCAGCGGCAGATTGACTCCGTGAAGCAGGAGCTGAGTGAGGAGACAGCCAAGCTTGAGAGATTATCAACGTTTTCAGCCAGGCTGGTTCCCATTACGGAAAATATCAAGCACAT TATCATGGACTCCATCCGCACCTCTGCCGTCAAACTGGCCGAGACATACTTTTGTGATGACCTGCCCCTGAATGGTGTCAACTGGACCACGATCAAGAGCCACCCTGCTCTGAGCCGCACTGATCGgatcctccctctccccgtcTCCAACTCCGCAACCGCCAAACACATGCGAATAGCCACTTTCCTCGCCATTCTTGGATATGAGTTGCGCAATGCCATCTTCCAGCCCATCTATCTCCTACACAAATCCTCCGAGCTAAATAAATTCCTCGACCATCTGGCCGAAGAAAACGAAGAGGTCGAGGCTCACCTGCGCTCAGTACTCTTCCGGACACTTGCCGAGTACAGGAACATCACTGATTCCATCAGCACCGAATGCACCGATTCCGTGGTAAGATCCGTCGCAAGTTGCTTCGAAAGCCTTGTGCTGGAGGCCAAACGCCACCCATTTGTTTCCGAGTTGAAGACATACTGTGCCAAGGCTTGCAAGGAGTGGGAGTACATCCAGAGGCTTGAACGACGAGTGGAATTTGAGACGGACCCAGAGGACGACGATTTGAACAACAAGAAGCTTTGGCTGCCGCTCAGCGCCAAGTCTTCATGCTCGCTCGAGACATCTCCTTCAAAAGCACACGCCAATTGCAGCACCAAGACTGCTTTGAAGGGGATCCATAAGGGAGCAGCATCGAGCGGGAcgtcttctcctcctcttcgttCACCGGTCGAAGCCACATATTTTCTGGATGTTTTTGTGGTCTGGCCAGCTGTAACGACCGAGCAGGTGAGCGACACGGCGATATTATCTTTGGGGTACTTTGTTAGTGCCAGAGAGATCACCGCCGCGATGATGGAGCAGAGGGAGCTGTCTGCTACCAAGGACCAGCATAGGGCTGCCAGAGGTGGCAGGAGGAAGTCGAGGGCCATGTCGGTTGCTGGTCATTCCTTTGGGGAGAATGGAAATGCCACGGGTTGGTCTGTGTCTTTTTTATCCGCACAAGTTGGAAATGGGCCAAAGGAAagctga
- a CDS encoding hypothetical protein (COG:S; EggNog:ENOG503Q49J): protein MASPEPAVRRRKPEAKDSSASETEQQLPLKRVQTLSSSESESTSKKTSQPVKKPKSKKKKSKDDVDEYDTANIALDALRVISFLFLASCGLSYLVSNGETFFWGMSNPPKYLTKAYYKELFQGPIYLTPAELSLYDGTNPDLPIYLAINWTIYDVSSNRRTYGPGGSYHYFAGCDAARAYVTGCFAEDRSPDMRGVEEMYLPLDDPAVDKHFSRAELKEMKKKEREEALKKVHDGLKHWVDFFAKSDKYRKVGYVKMPKGWPGTEPRRPLCEAAAKGRKVRKIPGQKDE from the exons ATGGCCTCCCCCGAACCCGCAGTCCGGCGGCGCAAGCCCGAGGCCAAAGACTCCTCTGCCTCAGAAACCGAACAACAGCTCCCCCTCAAACGAGTTCAGacgctctcctcctcagaatCAGAATCCACCAGCAAGAAAACATCCCAACCCGTAAAGAAGCCAAagtccaaaaagaaaaagtccaAAGATGATGTCGACGAGTACGACACCGCCAATATCGCTCTCGACGCCCTCCGTGTCATctctttcctcttcctcgcctcctgcGGGTTGAGCTACCTCGTCTCCAACGGCGAGACCTTCTTCTGGGGCAtgtccaaccccccaaagtATCTAACCAAAGCCTACTACAAGGAGCTCTTC CAAGGACCGATCTACCTCACCCCAGCTGAGCTCTCCCTCTACGACGGCACCAACCCCGACCTCCCCATCTACCTAGCAATCAACTGGACAATCTATGACGTCTCCTCCAACCGCCGCACCTACGGCCCCGGCGGCTCCTACCATTACTTTGCCGGCTGCGACGCCGCCCGCGCCTACGTCACGGGTTGCTTTGCCGAAGACCGCTCCCCCGAcatgaggggggtggaagagatgTACCTCCCCCTGGACGACCCAGCCGTAGACAAGCACTTCTCCCGCGcggagctcaaggagatgaaaaagaaggagagggaggaggcgttgaAAAAGGTGCACGACGGGCTGAAGCACTGGGTTGATTTTTTCGCAAAGAGCGACAAGTACAGAAAGGTCGGCTATGTCAAGATGCCCAAGGGGTGGCCGGGGACGGAGCCGAGGAGGCCGTTGTGTGAGGCGGCggcgaaggggaggaaggtgaggaaAATTCCGGGGCAGAAGGATGAATAA
- the TUB1_2 gene encoding alpha-tubulin (EggNog:ENOG503NVD8; COG:Z): MREIISLNVGQAGCQIANSCWELYCLEHGIQPDGYLTEERKAADPDHGFSTFFSETAGNGKYVPRTIYCDLEPNVVDEVRTGAYRGLFHPEHMITGKEDASNNYARGHYTVGKELIDQVLDKVRRVADNCSGLQGFLVFHSFGGGTGSGFGALLMERLSVDYGKKSKLEFCVYPAPQTATSVVEPYNSILTTHTTLEHADCSFMVDNEAIYDICRRNLGLERPNYENLNRLIAQVVSSITASLRFDGSLNVDLNEFQTNLVPYPRIHFPLVAYAPVISAAKAAHEANSVQEMTMSCFEPNNQMVKCDPRNGKYMATCLLYRGDVVPNDAHAAVATLKTKRTIQFVDWCPTGFKLGICYQPPHQVPNGDLAKVNRAVCMLSNTTAIAEAWSALSHKFDLMYSKRAFVHWYVGEGMEEGEFSEAREDLAALERDYEEVAADSMEGEDVEAEY; the protein is encoded by the exons ATGCGTGAGATTATCAGCTTGAACg TCGGCCAGGCCGGTTGCCAGATCGCCAACTCCTGCTGGGAG CTGTACTGCCTTGAGCACGGCATCCAG CCCGATGGATACCTCACTGAGGAGCGCAAGGCTGCTGACCCCGACCATGGCTTCAGCACTTTCTTCTCTGAGACTG CAGGAAATGGCAAATATGTTCCCCGGACAATCTACTGCGATCTCGAGCCCAACGTCGTCGATGAGGTCCGCACTGGTGCCTACCGTggcctcttccaccccgaGCACATGATTACCGGAAAGGAGGACGCTTCCAACAACTATGCCCGCGGTCACTACACTGTCGGCAAGGAGCTTATTGATCAGGTGCTCGACAAGGTCCGCCGCGTGGCCGATAACTGCAGTGGTCTTCAGGGTTTCCTCGTTTTCCACTCCTTCGGTGGTGGTACCGGCTCCGGTTTCGGTGCTCTGTTGATGGAGCGCCTCTCGGTTGACTATGGCAAGAAGTCAAAGCTCGAGTTCTGCGTCTATCCCGCCCCCCAGACCGCTACCTCTGTTGTTGAGCCTTACAACTCtattctcaccacccacactACCCTTGAGCACGCCGACTGCTCCTTCATGGTCGACAACGAGGCCATCTACGATATCTGCCGTCGCAACCTTGGCCTCGAGCGCCCCAACTATGAGAACCTGAACCGTCTCATTGCTCAGG TCGTTTCTTCCATTACTGCCTCGCTCCGTTTCGATGGCTCCCTGAACGTCGATCTCAACGAGTTCCAGACCAACTTGGTCCCCTACCCCCGCATCCACTTCCCTCTGGTTGCTTATGCCCCCGTCATCTCGGCCGCCAAGGCTGCCCACGAGGCCAACAGCGTCCAGGAGATGACCATGTCTTGCTTCGAGCCCAACAACCAGATGGTCAAGTGTGACCCCCGCAATGGCAAGTACATGGCTACCTGCTTGTTGTACCGCGGTGACGTCGTCCCCAACGACGCCCACGCTGCCGTTGCCACCCTCAAGACCAAGCGCACCATCCAGTTCGTCGATTGGTGCCCTACCGGTTTCAAGCTTGGTATCTGCTACCAGCCCCCCCACCAGGTGCCCAACGGCGATCTGGCCAAGGTTAACCGTGCTGT CTGCATGCtttccaacaccaccgccattgCCGAGGCCTGGTCCGCTCTCTCTCACAAGTTCGATCTCATGTACTCCAAGCGCGCCTTCGTCCACTGGTATGTTGGTGAGGGtatggaggagggtgagttCTCGGAGGCTCGTGAGGATCTTGCTGCTCTTGAGCGCGATTACGAGGAGGTTGCTGCCGATTCgatggagggtgaggatgtcgaggCCGAGTACTAA
- a CDS encoding hypothetical protein (EggNog:ENOG503NVQK; COG:S), with product MARPAGDQLNAHAAPATNGHMGISQPSSSQPLSTTQLISHIPKILPHERVFPIQIGSELFKLSGASLSSDAPSYFSQYFLCQLKQAEENGEDISNAIRTLSIDRDPDTFQDIALHLQGYHVKPRDATHFVRLFADAQFYRLPKLMSQLYEESIFTTIGERQFEIPRELFNDPGNSPNFFSLGFAVFFSSPDELFPGLDREGLLRPPSIVPPAIPTRNGDIFAELLNLLRGYPVNIRDEGHRAELLRDCRYFNFKGLEQRLIPHQISYNLSRRRHEIVLRLRDILKSGITVASEPTALDPAAGWVNYARPFVDEKSYELVLEIGDESTRLQFGPNGSTRAEFFGEVKTRVAKLFEVISTKLNLPPTTQPLGLLMAQGGASSQPATPGNTPLSEDLVRVVMDPEASVTLDGRAWSLEEAGNSSVPSSAGGLGGVSGGGEQNSPSALLLSVPASQPFSRKRRRVDMNGGLEEWIVRTGQWRLRIQGVKNGKAAVECCLVAVKLDAMSSEHARNLQRSFLGG from the exons ATGGCCAGACCGGCCGGCGACCAGCTGAACGCTCacgcagcaccagcaacaaatGGCCATATGGGCATCTCGcagccatcctcctctcaaccactttccaccacccagcTTATCAGCCATATTCCCAAAATCCTCCCTCACGAGCGCGTCTTCCCCATACAGATAGGGTCTGAGCTCTTCAAACTATCCGGCGCATCGCTATCATCCGATG CGCCGTCGTACTTTTCCCAATACTTTCTGTGTCAGCTAAAACAGGCCGAAGAAAATGGAGAAGACATTTCCAACGCCATCCGGACCTTGTCCATCGATCGTGACCCAGACACGTTTCAAGACATTGCTCTACACCTTCAGGGTTATCATGTGAAACCGCGAGATGCAACACACTTTGTGCGATTGTTTGCCGATGCACAGTTTTACAGAC TCCCCAAGTTGATGTCCCAGTTATACGAGGAGAGCATCTTTACTACTATTGGAGAGCGCCAGTTTGAAATACCACGAGAGCTATTCAATGACCCAGGGAACTCACCCAACTTTTTCTCGCTGGGCTTTGctgtcttcttttcctcaCCAGACGAGCTATTTCCTGGCTTGGACAGAGAGGGGCTTCTTCGGCCACCATCGATTGTGCCCCCTGCGATCCCAACACGTAACGGGGATATTTTTGCCGAGCTACTCAACCTTCTCCGAGGATATCCGGTCAATATTCGCGATGAAGGCCATCGCGCAGAGCTACTCCGAGATTGCCGGTATTTCAACTTCAAAGGACTCGAGCAGCGTCTGATCCCGCATCAGATATCCTACAACCTGTCACGTAGACGACACGAAATTGTTCTTCGGCTCAGGGACATACTCAAAAGCGGTATCACGGTAGCTTCCGAGCCCACCGCACTCGATCCAGCCGCCGGATGGGTCAACTACGCCCGCCCGTTCGTCGACGAGAAATCTTACGAGCTAGTGCTCGAGATTGGCGATGAGAGCACCAGGCTACAGTTTGGACCGAATGGATCGACCCGAGCCGAGTTCTTTGGGGAAGTCAAAACTCGCGTGGCGAAACTTTTCGAGGTCATCTCTACCAAGCTCAACTTACCGCCCACAACACAGCCCCTCGGGTTGCTAATGGCACAAGGGGGTGCGAGCAGCCAACCAGCTACGCCAGGGAATACACCGCTTAGCGAGGATTTGGTAAGGGTTGTGATGGATCCCGAGGCAAGCGTCACGCTGGACGGAAGAGCCTGGAGCTTGGAAGAGGCGGGGAATAGCTCGGTGCCGTCATCGGCTGGGGGACTGGGTGGTGTgagtggcggtggtgaaCAGAACTCGCCCTCGGCGTTACTGCTGTCTGTTCCAGCCTCACAGCCGTTttcgaggaagaggaggagggtggatatGAATGGCGGACTGGAGGAATGGATTGTGCGGACTGGGCAGTGGCGGCTGAGGATTCAAGGGGTCAAGAATGGGAAGGCGGCGGTAGAGTGTTGTTTGGTGGCGGTCAAGCTAGATGCTATGAGCTCGGAGCATGCTAGGAATCTGCAGAGGTCCTTTTTGGGAGGGTGA